From the genome of Arthrobacter russicus:
CACTGCCGGTTGAGATACAACTATGGTTGACTTGTATCGCAAGCGCCCGGGTCACCTCGGAACGGGCAGCACCGCCGAACAAGGGAGTTCTGATGCCGCAGCAAACACCGGACCGGCAATCCGAGCTGAACAGTCCGCTGACCCTGCCCTGCGGCCAAGTGCTGCCCAATCGGATCATGAAGGCCGCGCTCAGTGAAGCGCTCGGCGATCCGGGGCACCGGCCGAGCGACCGGCTGGAAACGCTGTACCGGCGCTGGGCCTCCGGCGGTTTCGGCCTTTTGGTCACCGGGAATGTGATGGTCGACCGCGGACAGCTCGGCGAACCGGGCAATGTGGCCGTCGAGGACCGCCGGGATCTGGCGCGGTTGCGCCGTTGGGCCGACGCCGGGCAAGGCCACGGCAGCCGGATCTGGATGCAGATCAACCACCCCGGGCGGCAGGCGAATCCGTTGGCCGGCCGCTCGCGACCGGTGGCGCCCAGCCCGGTGGCGTTGAAGATCCCCGGGGCCTCAGCGCCGCAGGAACTCGACGAAGCGCAGATCGAGGAGATCATCGGCCGGTTCGCCGAAACTGCGGCAGTCGCGGAAGCGGCCGGCTTCGACGGCGTGCAGATCCACGCCGCGCACGGCTACTTGATCGCGCAGTTCCTGTCCCCGCTGTCGAACCTGCGCAGCGATGACTGGGGCGGCGATGCAGAACGCCGGAGCAGGTTCCTTTTCGCCGTGATCCGGGCGATCCGGGCCAATGTCGCACCGGAGTTCGCGGTCGGGATCAAATTGAATTCCGCGGATTTCCAGCGCGGCGGCTTCAGCGAGCAGGAATCGCTCCAGGTCCTGGCCCGCCTCGCCGAGGCGAACATCGACCTGATCGAGATCAGCGGTGGCAGCTACGAGGCGCCGGCGATGATGGGGCAGGCCAAAGCGCAGAGCACCTTGGACCGTGAAGCGTATTTCCTGGAGTATGCCAAAGCCGCCAGATCGCTGGCCGGCGCGGTTCCACTCGCGGTCACCGGAGGGTTCCGCAGCCGGGCGGCGATGGCCGAGGCGGTGTCCTCCGGCGCCTGCGACGTGGTCGGCCTGGGCCGGCCCACTGCCACCGCCCCCGATGCGGCCGACCTGGTCCTCGCGGGGGCCAAGGAGAAACTGGCGGCGCCGCGGATCCGGGCGGGTCTGCGCCCGGTGCTGGGCCGGGTGACGGACGTGAAAACCATCGACGGATTCTTGGACCTGCAATGGCATACCGACCAACTGCATCGGATCGGCGCGGGGAAGAATCCGGACTTGTCCCGGCCTTGGTGGAAAACCGTCGGCTCGATGCTCAACCGGAACGGCGTCGAGGCGCTGCGACCCAAGCGGCGGTCCGGCTGAACCCGAAAACCTGAGTCGGGCCGGGTTCGGCACTCTGGTCCGGGCCCGGCACGGTGGGTCGGTGGCGTGCGGCCGGGTTGGTGTTAGATTGATGCCAGGTTCCAGCCGATGCCTTGGGCCTGGTGCCGGGCGAGTCCGGGGAGGAGCGTGCGCATGGCCGATGTCGGGCCGGATCTGAGTGCCTCCGAATTGGCGTCGGGCTTTGCCTCCGGAGCATTCAGCCCGAGCGAAATCTGCACAGCCGTGCTTGCTCGGATCGCGGAACGGGAGCCGGTGATCAACGCCTTCTACCGCTGCGATCCGGATGCTGCGCAGCAAGCCGCGGCGGCGAGCACCCGGCGTTGGGCCAGCGGCCGGCCGCTGGGCCCGCTCGACGGAGTCCCGGTGACGGTCAAGGAGAACATTGCGCGCCAGGGTATCCCGATGCCGTCCGGGACTGCGTTGCCGAACCCTCCGGTGGCGCTCGCGAACGCCCCGGTGACCGATCGGATCTTGGAAGCCGGCGGCGTGCTGCTCGGCTCGACCGTGATGC
Proteins encoded in this window:
- a CDS encoding NADH:flavin oxidoreductase/NADH oxidase family protein, which translates into the protein MPQQTPDRQSELNSPLTLPCGQVLPNRIMKAALSEALGDPGHRPSDRLETLYRRWASGGFGLLVTGNVMVDRGQLGEPGNVAVEDRRDLARLRRWADAGQGHGSRIWMQINHPGRQANPLAGRSRPVAPSPVALKIPGASAPQELDEAQIEEIIGRFAETAAVAEAAGFDGVQIHAAHGYLIAQFLSPLSNLRSDDWGGDAERRSRFLFAVIRAIRANVAPEFAVGIKLNSADFQRGGFSEQESLQVLARLAEANIDLIEISGGSYEAPAMMGQAKAQSTLDREAYFLEYAKAARSLAGAVPLAVTGGFRSRAAMAEAVSSGACDVVGLGRPTATAPDAADLVLAGAKEKLAAPRIRAGLRPVLGRVTDVKTIDGFLDLQWHTDQLHRIGAGKNPDLSRPWWKTVGSMLNRNGVEALRPKRRSG